The Halorubrum sp. BV1 genomic sequence TCCCTGCTGGCACTTTGGCCTTAACAGTTTGACCGGTTTCATCGATTGTTCCATCCGCGCCTATGTCCCATTCGTATGTGACGATAGACCCGTCAGAGTCACTGGATGGCGCGGCGTCCAAGTCAACATTATCCGAACTTCCCTTCCTGTCCGTCGTGAAGTCGGCTGTCGGGGGACTGTTCGAGGGCGTGGGAGTCGCTGTTGGTGTCGGGGTAGGGGTAGGCGTCGGCGTAGGGGTCGCCGTGGGTGTCGGCGTCGGGGTTGCCGTTGGTGTAGGCGTCGGCGTTGCTGTTGGTGTCGGTGTCGCAGTGGGTGTCGGCGTAGACGTGGGCGTCGTCGGTGTCGGCGTCGGAGTTGACGCACCCTCGTCACCGAAGACTTGACCTTGGAAGAGTATAGCAGAACGACCATTCGACCGCCATACAACCGATAAATCACCACTTGGCGCTCCTGAAATCTGACACTCTGTTCCCGGTTTCACCGTCGAAATCGTCGTATCGCAGGCCTGTCCGTTGGTACCGGCATAGTTGCCTAACCAGCCGCCCGACCCGGATACGATGTACACGGCTTCTCCGTCGAGGGTGTCCCCACCAGCATGAGTGAGGGTAACTGTCGTTCCGTCTTGGTTCATTCGGAAGTCGACCAGTGGTTCACCTTCGGCCAAGTCACCGGCGAACCCAAGTACGAACGTACCGATGGTAGCCGCCAGTATAACCGTCACGGCGACCATA encodes the following:
- a CDS encoding type IV pilin yields the protein MVAVTVILAATIGTFVLGFAGDLAEGEPLVDFRMNQDGTTVTLTHAGGDTLDGEAVYIVSGSGGWLGNYAGTNGQACDTTISTVKPGTECQISGAPSGDLSVVWRSNGRSAILFQGQVFGDEGASTPTPTPTTPTSTPTPTATPTPTATPTPTPTATPTPTPTATPTPTPTPTPTPTATPTPSNSPPTADFTTDRKGSSDNVDLDAAPSSDSDGSIVTYEWDIGADGTIDETGQTVKAKVPAGTEVKLIVTDDDGATDSITKTVN